One segment of Vespa velutina chromosome 17, iVesVel2.1, whole genome shotgun sequence DNA contains the following:
- the LOC124955083 gene encoding haloacid dehalogenase-like hydrolase domain-containing 5, with protein sequence MKILLRSGIARAFGVRNLSSKPKFGLLFDIDGVIVRGKNVLPPVVESFKKLRGEDGKFRVPTVFVTNSGNALRSQKAADLSKWIGFEISESQVILAHSPLQMLHELHDKQVLISGQGPVREIAKELGFKKTMTIEELVKNFPSLDYVNMLKRNPQCGPVDPNFPRIEGILLFSEPVSWETPLQLIVDLLMTNGMPNKLPSDIPYPHIPVLACNMDLLWVSEAPIPRYGHGAFLLCLEQLYKKVTGKDLLYTALVGKPNEITYYHASHMLIEHAKTIGIEHNVDTIYAIGDNINTDIFGANLYDKYLSHYEAGEGTKSRSLEKLLGKNMKGPSAKACISILVETGVHQRNSQFITEHSPRDFLPVEDGLCKPAFIVDHVGDAIDLVFKEEKFD encoded by the exons atgaaaatattattacgatcggGTATCGCGAGAGCTTTCGGAGTCAGA aaCTTAAGCTCTAAACCAAAATTTGGTTTATTATTTGACATTGATGGAGTTATAGTGCGTGGTAAAAATGTTTTACCACCAGTTGTAGAATCCTTTAAAAAACTTAGAGGAGAGGATGGCAAATTTCGTGTTCCTACTGTCTTTGTTACAAACAGTGGAAATGCTTTACGTAGTCAAAAAGCAGCTGATTTATCCAAATGGATTGGATTTGAAATATCAGAATCACAAGTTATCTTAGCTCATTCTCCATTGCAAATGCTTCATGAACTTCATGATAAGCAAGTTCTTATATCAGGACAAGGTCCAGTCAGAGAAATAGCCAAAGAGTTGGGTTTTAAGAAAACTATGACAATTGAAGAACTCGTGAAAAACTTTCCAAGTTTGGATTATGTCAATATGTTAAAGAGAAATCCACAGTGCGGACCAGTAGATCCAAATTTTCCAAGAATAGAAGGTATCCTGTTATTCAGTGAACCGGTATCTTGGGAAACTCCATTGCAATTAATAGTGGATCTTTTAATGACCAATGGAATGCCAAATAAATTGCCCAGTGATATTCCATATCCGCACATTCCAGTTTTGGCATGTAATATGGATTTATTATGGGTATCAGAAGCACCAATTCCTAGGTACGGCCATGGTGCCTTTCTATTGTGTCTCGAACAATTGTACAAAAAAGTAACAGGAAAAGACTTATTGTATACTGCTCTAGTTGGAAAACCTAATGAAATTACATATTATCACGCAAGCCATATGTTGATAGAACATGCTAAAACCATTGGAATAGAACATAATGTTGATACTATTTATGCCATTGG AGATAACATTAATACAGATATTTTTGGTGCAAATCTTTATGATAAGTATTTATCTCATTATGAAGCTGGTGAAGGTACTAAATCTCGTAGCTTAGAAAAATTGTTAGGGAAAAACATGAAAGGACCTAGTGCAAAAGCATGTATCAGCATTTTAGTTGAAACTGGTGTACATCAACGAAATTCACAATTTATAACCGAACATAGTCCTAGAGATTTTTTACCTGTAGAGGATGGCTTATGTAAACCAGCTTTCATTGTTGATCACGTTGGTGATGCAATTGATCTTGTatttaaagaggaaaaatttgATTGA
- the LOC124955257 gene encoding histone-lysine N-methyltransferase SETMAR-like → MYWVVWKVISFFPDRGFNLRQCQNWFAKFRSGNFDVEDAPRSGKPVTANKDTITALVDANRQIITLEIGEKLNLSNSTIYDHLKGLGLTPKLDIWVPHVLTLRNLCRRVDVCDSLLKRRENDPFLKRIITGDEKWVVYNNVKRKRSWTKKDEPAQSISKVNIHQKKLDKLNDALQQKRPELINRKSIVFYQDNARPHTSLVSRQKLLQLEWDTMPHPPYSPDLTASDYYLFWSLQNFLDGETFTSNEKVKNHLDQFFASKD, encoded by the exons ATGTATTGGGTCGTTTGGAAAgtcatttcgttttttcccgACAGaggatttaatt TACGCCAGTGCCAGAACTGGTTTGCAAAATTTCGATCCGGCAATTTTGATGTTGAAGATGCACCACGTTCTGGAAAGCCAGTTACAGCTAATAAAGACACGATAACGGCATTAGTTGATGCAAATCGGCAAATAATAACACTTGAAATCGGTGAAaagttaaatttatcaaattccaCTATTTATGACCACTTGAAAGGCCTGGGTTTAACCCCGAAGCTCGATATATGGGTTCCCCATGTTCTCACGTTGAGGAATTTGTGTCGTCGCGTTGACGTCTGTGATTCGCTTCTCAAACGTCGCGAAAATGATCCATTTTTGAAGCGCATCATTACTGGGGACGAAAAATGGGTTGTATATAACAATGTCAAACGCAAGAGATCATGGACCAAAAAAGATGAACCGGCTCAAAGCATTTCCAAAGTCAATATCCATCAAAAAAAG CTGGATAAACTGAATGATGCACTTCAACAGAAAAGGCCAGAATTAATCAACAGAAAAAGTATAGTGTTCTACCAAGATAATGCGCGACCTCATACAAGTTTGGTCTCTCGCCAAAAGCTTTTACAGCTTGAATGGGATACAATGCCACATCCACCATATTCTCCAGATCTGACAGCTtcggattattatttgttctggtcactgcaaaattttttagacGGTGAAACCTTCACTTCAAATGAGAAGGTCAAAAATCACCTCGATCAGTTTTTTGCCAGCAAAGactaa